One region of Duncaniella freteri genomic DNA includes:
- a CDS encoding xylulokinase, whose product MYLLGYDIGSSSVKASLVDAVSGRTIASDFYPRTEAEIISLRPGWAEQRPEQWWDCLKQATASVMASSKIDPKDIKAIGISYQMHGLVMVDKELKPLRPAIIWCDSRGVPYGEKAFCDLGETQCLSHLLNSPGNFTATKLAWVKENEPETFERIYKIMLPGDYAAMRLTGHLCTTISGLSEMMLWDFKEGGPAAFLLDYLGFDADILPEIVPTFSIQGRVTAEAAADLGLAEGIPVAYRAGDQPNNALSLNVFNPGEVASTAGTSGVVYGVLGDVNYDPQSRVNTFAHVNHTPEQTRLGVLLCINGTGILNSWSKRVIAPEGISYPGMNDLAETAPIGAAGVSVIPFGNGAERVLRNKEIGCSIHGVNFLTHDRSHLLRAEQEGIVFSFMYGMEVMAEMGMKLSKIHAGHANMFLSPLFRNTLAGVSGATIELYDTDGSVGAAKGAGIGAGIYADNNEAFSSLEKIEVIEPVEADRRAYAEAYALWKERLNRNL is encoded by the coding sequence ATGTACCTTTTAGGATATGACATAGGTAGCTCGTCAGTTAAAGCGAGCCTTGTTGATGCTGTGAGCGGCAGGACTATAGCAAGTGACTTCTATCCACGTACCGAAGCCGAGATCATTTCTCTGCGTCCGGGATGGGCCGAGCAGCGACCCGAGCAGTGGTGGGATTGTCTGAAGCAGGCTACTGCTTCTGTTATGGCTTCATCGAAGATCGACCCTAAGGATATAAAGGCGATAGGCATCTCTTATCAGATGCATGGTCTTGTCATGGTCGATAAGGAGCTCAAGCCTCTTCGTCCGGCAATCATATGGTGTGACTCACGCGGTGTGCCTTACGGCGAGAAAGCATTCTGTGACCTTGGCGAGACTCAGTGTCTGAGCCATCTTCTCAATTCTCCGGGTAATTTCACTGCCACCAAGCTTGCCTGGGTTAAGGAGAACGAGCCGGAGACATTCGAACGTATCTACAAAATAATGTTGCCTGGCGATTATGCCGCCATGCGTCTCACCGGTCACTTGTGCACCACCATTTCCGGTCTGAGTGAAATGATGCTTTGGGACTTTAAGGAGGGCGGTCCGGCAGCTTTCCTCCTTGATTACCTCGGGTTTGATGCCGATATCCTTCCTGAGATTGTGCCGACATTCTCCATACAGGGGCGTGTCACAGCCGAGGCGGCTGCTGACCTTGGGCTGGCAGAAGGGATCCCTGTGGCTTATCGTGCAGGTGATCAACCCAACAATGCTCTGTCGCTCAATGTATTCAATCCCGGAGAAGTTGCATCCACAGCCGGAACGTCGGGTGTGGTATACGGTGTGCTCGGGGATGTCAATTATGATCCTCAGAGCCGTGTCAACACCTTTGCCCATGTAAATCATACACCTGAACAGACCCGCCTCGGAGTGCTGCTCTGTATCAATGGCACAGGTATACTCAATTCATGGAGCAAACGCGTCATCGCACCTGAAGGCATATCCTATCCCGGTATGAACGATCTTGCCGAAACGGCTCCTATAGGAGCTGCCGGAGTATCGGTGATACCGTTCGGCAATGGTGCTGAGCGAGTGCTCCGCAACAAGGAGATAGGGTGCTCCATACATGGTGTCAACTTCCTTACCCACGACCGTTCTCACCTTCTCCGTGCCGAGCAGGAGGGCATAGTATTTTCATTTATGTACGGAATGGAGGTCATGGCTGAGATGGGTATGAAGTTGAGCAAGATTCATGCCGGTCATGCCAACATGTTCCTGAGCCCGCTTTTCCGTAACACTCTTGCTGGTGTCAGCGGGGCTACAATAGAGCTTTATGATACCGACGGATCAGTAGGTGCTGCAAAGGGTGCAGGTATCGGAGCCGGCATATATGCCGACAACAACGAGGCCTTCTCCTCACTTGAGAAGATTGAGGTGATAGAGCCTGTCGAAGCTGACCGTCGTGCCTATGCAGAAGCTTATGCGCTTTGGAAAGAACGATTGAATAGAAATCTATAA
- the xylA gene encoding xylose isomerase, which produces MAVKEYFPEIGKIKFEGKDSRNPLAYRYYDAEKVILGKPMKDWLKFAMAWWHTLCAEGGDQFGTGTKTFPWNQGEDGMSIAKQKVDAGFEIMQKLGIEYFCFHDTDLIGDLDDIDSYEARMKEITEYLKEKMAETGIKNLWGTANVFGNGRYMNGAATNPDFDVVARAAVQIKNAIDATIALGGGNYVFWGGREGYMSLLNTDQKREKEHLATMLTIARDYARSKGFTGTFLIEPKPMEPSKHQYDVDTETVVGFLKAHGLDKDFKVNIEVNHATLAGHTFEHELCVAVDNDMLGSIDANRGDYQNGWDTDQFPCDNFELTQAMMQIIRNGGLGNGGTNFDAKTRRNSTDLEDIFIAHIAGMDAMARALESAAELLEKSPYKKMLADRYASFDGGEGKKFEEGKLSLEDVVAYAKTQPEPKLTSGKQELYEAILNMYC; this is translated from the coding sequence ATGGCAGTTAAGGAATATTTCCCGGAAATAGGGAAAATCAAGTTCGAGGGCAAGGATTCCAGAAATCCCCTCGCTTACCGTTATTATGATGCAGAAAAAGTGATTCTTGGCAAGCCTATGAAGGATTGGCTCAAGTTTGCTATGGCATGGTGGCACACTCTCTGTGCAGAGGGTGGTGACCAGTTCGGAACAGGCACCAAGACATTCCCCTGGAACCAGGGTGAGGACGGTATGTCGATCGCAAAGCAGAAGGTTGACGCCGGTTTCGAGATCATGCAGAAGCTCGGTATCGAGTATTTCTGTTTCCATGACACTGACCTTATCGGTGATCTTGACGATATCGACAGCTATGAGGCACGCATGAAGGAGATCACTGAGTATCTCAAGGAGAAGATGGCTGAGACCGGCATCAAGAACCTTTGGGGAACCGCCAACGTGTTCGGCAACGGCCGTTATATGAACGGAGCAGCCACCAATCCCGACTTTGACGTAGTGGCTCGCGCCGCTGTTCAGATCAAGAACGCTATTGATGCCACCATCGCTCTCGGTGGCGGCAACTATGTGTTCTGGGGTGGACGCGAAGGTTATATGAGCCTTCTCAACACTGACCAGAAGCGTGAGAAAGAGCATCTTGCCACTATGCTCACTATTGCTCGTGACTATGCACGCAGCAAGGGATTCACCGGCACATTCCTCATTGAGCCCAAGCCCATGGAGCCATCCAAACATCAGTATGACGTAGATACCGAGACTGTTGTGGGATTCCTCAAGGCTCACGGTCTTGACAAGGATTTCAAGGTTAACATCGAGGTAAACCATGCAACTCTCGCAGGTCACACATTCGAGCACGAGCTCTGTGTGGCTGTCGACAATGACATGCTCGGATCTATCGATGCTAACCGTGGCGACTACCAGAACGGATGGGATACCGACCAGTTCCCTTGCGATAACTTTGAGCTTACCCAGGCTATGATGCAGATCATCCGTAACGGAGGTCTCGGCAACGGTGGCACCAACTTTGATGCGAAGACTCGTCGTAACTCTACCGACCTTGAGGATATCTTCATCGCTCACATCGCAGGCATGGACGCTATGGCACGTGCGCTTGAGAGTGCAGCCGAGCTCCTTGAGAAGTCTCCTTACAAGAAGATGCTTGCTGACCGCTATGCCTCATTCGACGGCGGCGAGGGCAAGAAGTTCGAGGAAGGCAAACTTTCTCTTGAGGATGTTGTGGCTTATGCCAAGACTCAGCCCGAGCCCAAGCTTACATCAGGCAAGCAGGAGCTTTACGAGGCTATCCTCAACATGTACTGCTAA
- a CDS encoding NUDIX hydrolase, whose translation MVRLANNHISIDCVVLGFDGSNLRVLLVKRSGKDENGEYNDMKLPGSLIYQDEDLDEAAMRVLHELTGVKDVPLQQFKTFGSKDRTRNLRDIVWLERAQQAHVERIVTVAYFAIVKLDAAMQRLVNRESAEWVPVGEVGTLAFDHNLIIAEALKSVRREVENNRSILFDLLPKKFTASQLRTLAEIIHGKELDVRNFHKKISQMPYVVPLEERQKGVAHRAARYFKFDRKIYNTSR comes from the coding sequence ATGGTTCGTTTAGCAAATAATCACATCTCTATTGACTGTGTCGTACTCGGTTTCGATGGGTCCAATCTAAGGGTGCTTCTGGTGAAGCGAAGCGGCAAGGATGAAAACGGAGAATACAATGACATGAAGCTGCCTGGCAGCCTTATTTATCAGGACGAGGATCTTGATGAGGCGGCTATGCGTGTGCTCCATGAATTGACAGGTGTCAAGGACGTGCCTCTTCAGCAGTTCAAGACTTTCGGTTCAAAGGACCGCACACGCAACCTCCGTGACATCGTATGGCTCGAACGCGCCCAGCAGGCTCATGTGGAGCGTATAGTCACGGTAGCTTATTTTGCTATCGTCAAGCTTGATGCTGCTATGCAGCGGTTGGTCAACCGCGAATCTGCCGAGTGGGTGCCCGTAGGAGAAGTCGGGACGCTTGCATTTGACCACAATCTCATCATTGCCGAGGCCCTTAAGTCCGTACGCAGGGAAGTGGAGAACAATCGTTCCATACTTTTCGACCTTCTCCCCAAGAAGTTCACGGCATCGCAGCTGCGCACACTTGCGGAAATCATACATGGTAAGGAGCTGGATGTACGTAATTTCCACAAAAAAATCTCCCAGATGCCCTATGTGGTCCCTCTTGAGGAACGGCAGAAAGGGGTGGCACATCGTGCGGCGCGGTACTTTAAGTTCGACCGGAAGATTTACAATACCAGCAGATGA